A window of Sorex araneus isolate mSorAra2 chromosome 3, mSorAra2.pri, whole genome shotgun sequence genomic DNA:
ccacacccaccaaccCCCACACTACCTCCCGACACCACAACCAAGATAAGGAAGAGTGAGACTGAGTTACACAGGGATCTCCTCTGCTCAGTGCGGGGAGGCGCCTTGAAAGATCAGGTGGTGGCTGTTAACTGCTTCCACAAAGGCTCCCAGAGGTCCTTCAGGAAATGTTAGCTTTGCCCAGCTTTTCATTTCTCCGAATGGATTTGGTCATCAACTCTTATTGTATTCCATAGAAAGCACTTGGAAAATAGGACAGACATAAATTCCCCCACTTGATCATGATTGGTCGCTAAAATCAAATTAGCAGAATTTCATTCGGGGGCATTCCTTGCAGGAGGATTCATTCCCTCATAGTCACTGCTGAACTTTCCATAGTACACCAAAAAGGGCTTTGGAAGACATCACATTAGTCTTCATTCTGCTTAGAACCCTCTCCTGAGAGCACCAGCTTAACAACCTGAGATACTCAGGAACGgggagaaaatggaaatagaCCTAGTTTCAAACTCGCCtctcccctccttacaccccccaTAATCCACATATTAGAGTTGATATTTTTCTGCCTCTACTTCCCTTGCTTGCTTGTGGTGCTAACCAGGACTCACAAACCCAGCTGCGATATTCCCCTGCCACTCCGTGGTCCTGCTGCCTCACACACAGACCACCaggggctgcactcagggctgatGCTCACTCCCATTCTGTATAGTGCTCCCCTGGGTGCTTTCTGGGGCTCGCACACATCCTTGTTGAGTCACACTCCTGGAAGTGGTACTTGCACATCTCGCCTTGTGGGGCTCTCCACACGCACTTCAGCTGCAGTGCTgacacatgcctggctgtggcAACGCCGGACAGCTTAcggtgcctggggtgggggtcccacAAGCAGCAGGGCTGCCAGCTGATGTTCAGTGCATGTGGGTGGCaccgggattgaactcagggcctcacacctgcaggGAAGCTGCTTTTGCCAGTGAGCCATGACCCAGGACTCCCTGACTTGTAGCTTTAGCCCTATGACTATTTTTCcatcagaaaaatggaaaatttgtaCCATGTAAGATCACCAGGATTTCTACCAGGCAAAATCCTCCCAACCAAAACTAAACAAGCTTTGATTTCTATATAAAAGAgactgaattttgttttgtttttagtgggTTGGTTTCTTTGGGTTTGCTTTTTAGGgctacagctggtgatgctcaggggtactcccaactcagtgcctCGTGGTCATTTAGGGGACCCTGCAATTTCAGAGATCAAACAAGACCTCCTGTAAGTGAAGCATGAACACTagccattgaactatctctctggccccaagactgggttttatttctttttttaaaaaatcacagcaatatggggctggagcaatagcacagtgggtaggacgtttgctttgcacacagccaacctgggttcaattcccagcatcccatatggtcccctgagcactgccaggagtaattcctgaatgcagagccaggagttaacccccgtgcatcgccaggtgtgacccaaaaggcaaaaaaaataaaatcatagcaattagttgaagagatagaacagcgggtagggcatttgccttgcatgccgctgacccagttccatccctggcatccctgcctgagcaccaggaatgattcctgagagcagaggcagagatAAACCCCAAGCAGAACTAGGTCTgaccctcccaaaacaaaaataaaattaaaagaatacatAACAGTGATAAAGTGTATTCCTGGGATAAAATCACCTCTGAATCATAACTCAAAGATAAAATTATCTCTGAATCATAACTCAAACAAATATGTCTTTAACTTACTTATCACAGAGCTTTGCTAGGAATTGGGACACTTGAATAAAACAAGCTATCTGCACTTCCACTATCTCGTTCCTTCAGTTTGCTGTGCCTTATGGGACTTCTGCTGGAGGCAGATAACAGCTGGTGACAAGAGTCaggtcctgaatgcagagtgtCCGCCTCAATTCACAGGCAGGTGGGACTGAAGCCTCTCATCAGAGCCCACCTACTCCCGCAGCAGCTACAGGCCCTTCTCCTTGGAATCACACTTAGGATGCAGATAGACACGGAGTTCCCAGGGGGGGCCGGTGCCCACACACTGATGCTTCCAATTGTCCCAGTGTCTGGGGGCTACAGGCTTTCCCAGCCTGTATCAGCCGATCAGTACTCGATGAGGCTAAGACAATGCCATCTGTCTTCTGCAAAGAGGGAGAAAAGCAGCTTgaaagggcaggtggggaggcTGATCCACCCTTACAGGCACACTGATTGATGCCTCTTAGGGAAGAGGCCTTGAGGGCGCAGGAAAACAGCTCCCCGCTTTGGATGCACAAGTCTCCCAGTTCGCTCTGCGTCACTAGGTAGTCCCCCAAGAGCACCGCAGAGTCCAGTGCAGTGGACAGCCAACAGCTCCGgaaatggccccagggtccctggagcagtgcttggaggcccccctctaaataaataaaagacatactGAAACTGAgagcaaatttctttaaaattttgtgcCCAAGGAACCCCTGGAAAAATCTTTGTTTCCCAAGGAGAATATGTACCCTGGTCAGAAATATTATGCTAGTAAAATACATCTGCAGATTAAACTTTCTCAAGGGGATAAACTGCTTTCCCCCCCACTTTTCTTGCCAATCattataaatatacttaaaaaaaaagacccttacgttgtattttaaagataatttattgTTAAATGAAAAAAGTCACAAAGCAAAATGGAGTGGAACAGATACCAAAGACACATTTAAAAActagcattatttatttatttatgttttggtcaAATACCTTTCTGGGTTTCCTACAGTTAAAAACAGAAGTGTTGAAGAGACAGGTACTCATTCTTTTTGAAAGGTCTGTGATTTGATAAAGAAAACTTGTCTCTGAAAATACAAATCAACCTCACTCTCGGACTCCATAACCGCAGAAGCCATTACTGAGCCAGCGTCTCTCCCGACACGCTGACACGGCCCCATGACGGCTGCTGGCGTCTCATTCTCTCCAACGTGGCCCGTTATGCCTTTGCCAACATCAGTCAAGAAGGTTTGGAGAAAAAGAAGGATTTGAAAGAAGTACAGTTGGATCCCTAGTGAATAACTTAAACCCTCATGTCCATTTGCCATACACGTCCACGACTCTCACTTCTACTTACTTTCCTATTATATTTCAGAGTCTCTCCACCTCTGTAGGGATTTGCCCAAACTAAATTACCCCCAAACCAACATCTCAACGACGTGCTTTCCCACACAGTCTCTCTGCCTCCTGCTGGCTGCTCTCCATGCTCAAAGGAGCCCCCCCCTCACTCCCAGTAAAGTCTAGAGAAATCTCAGgacctaatttaaaaattacatttaccACTTGTCTTCAACGACAAGATCTTATCGAGGAGAAAcatcctttcttcccttttctttcttatcaGTAAGTGCTGGCTACTTTGCTCTTCCAGACGCAGGGAGACTGGGGCTCCCGACAGGACCCCAGCGAGCTTCACCCTGACTACGTCAGCCTGCTGAGCGCACTGCGGCTTCACCGGGCAGGCAGCAGATCAAATCAGTTAGGAGGACGACAGGCCGAGCATTGTGAACCCGGCCAGCCTGGCTCTGGAGGCTGCCCCAGGCTTTAAAGGAGGGTGATTATCATCACACCTGCTCTACGCTCAGGCTCCAGGGCACCCGAGAGCTCTTGGTTCTGCTTTTAGAACAGATGGAAGCCAGCCACGGAAACCTGGGGATCCGGTGGGAGTCCGTGCTTACGGCATGCTGTGCCCCAGAGCCCTGGACGGCACTAGGATGCATTCAAAGGAAATATCCACAGTTTGTTCTTTCCAACACTGGAAGAGAAAAAGCCATCTGccacattaaacacacacacacacacacacacacacacacacacacacacacacacacacaaacccgcAGGGATTggcaggaggaggaagggctGGGTAGGGAGGGGCAGGCCAGGACGGTTGCCCAGAATCCACCAGGCCCTGCCCATCCCTGCTTCAGCGGGTCCTTGAAGTCCACAAGGGATCTCTCACTTGTCCTCGGTGCCAGGACGGTCATTTCCACATGGGAGACGTGTGTGCCAACCCTACAGAGCCCAGGCGTGAGGGGTGACAGGACAGCACTCCCTACTCTGAGTTCCCCTCTGCTTACCCTGGGGGTGTGGGTGTCCCTGACGCCTTAAGaaggagaggagctggagtgCCTGCTCAGCCACCTTGAGTGAAGCAGATCACCAGACACATAGGCATCCTCCTCCCAGCTAACGCCACGTCCTAGGGATTGCCCACGGTCCCCCTTCATGGAGtccccaaaaaatgtttttccaaagCATTGCTTTCCCTCACTATGTTTTGCATTATGAAAAGAACAGGAAAGTATTTGGAAACCCCAAAATACATATCAGAGGGTTACATAAGCTTACGGAGACGTGACCAGATGCCAAGGGGTCGAGGCGCCTGGCCAGGGTTGGTGCCCAGAACCCACCCACCGAAGGCAGCGGTGCCCAAGCACAGCTTCTGGGGGGGCCTGAGCACTCCCCCAGAGTGAGGCACGAATTTGGGAAAATGCCCCCCTGTCCCCCCTTTCTTGCCTCCTAAAAAGGCATCTCCTATTGCGGTTTGGGGGTTTTACAGTATCATGAAACAAGATTTAGAAAATTCCAAGAGTTTGGTAACAGGAAAcacaaatggaaatgaaaaatggCAGGGCGCTCGGCTCGCCATAGATTGAACCCATATGGGCGCCGCGGCTCTCCCTGCTGTGAGGACCCCCCTGGGAACGCAGTTTCTGGAACTCaactttccccctccctcctgatGTCCTGTTCCACGGTCCTCCTGGGCCCGGGCAGCCCAGTGCGAGGagcacagccccctccccgcttcaGATCTCGCTGTTCCCTTTGGTTCCAGCCCCTGCGCCGAGACCCCTGGGGAGCCTGCGGCAGCAGCAGGGGGCACATGCGCTCCTTTCAAAaactaatttcataatttttttttttttttttagaaaaactacTCCAATTCTCTCCCTCATTACAAGCTGCTGTGTGTGCGAAGCTTCCCGAGGTGGCCGGGTCAGCACTCGTCAGCGAGGTCTTCGCTGCCCAGGAACTCGGTGGCCTCCAGCTCCACGCTGGACAGGAACCTCCTCAGCGTCTTGCGGCAGTTGTAATCCAGCGTGGTGGTGTAGACGGTCTTGGGGTACTTGGGGTACACGATGGTGGTGCTGAGGAAGCGCGTGGGCTTGTGGCGGGGCTCGAAGCGCACCTCGGCGCGGTAGTTGCGCCACGTGCAGTTGGGGATGCAGGTGACCGTCTGGCTGCACGAGGCCACAGCCAGGCCCACGGGCAGGTGGACGTCGTCGATGAAGCGCCGCTCAGAATCATACTTGACGGAGGAGGTGTACCTGTGATGCAGGCAGCCAGGTTAGGGAAGGGCCCCCCACCGGCCCAGCTCCTGGggcgcccgcatctcccctcttgagaggtGCACTTTCCGGCTTCCATATCTACttctgggtgggggggtgcaggggctctctctgcctttggagaagcccgcactctctctctctctctttttttgttttgctttttgggtcacatccagtgatgcacagggattactcctggctcatgcactcagaaattactcctggcgatgctcaggggaccatatgggatgctgggaatcgaacccgggtcggccgggtgcaaggcaaacgccttacctgctgtgctatcactccagtcccccgcattctctcttgagcaggtcacacactctctcactttctctccttccccttcctaaacccccccaataaaatctgttttacttcactgctcatctgctcctgaaattcttttctgcgaggtaAGACAAAAACCCGGTAAAGgtggatggagcaatagcacagtgggtagggcgtttgccttgcacgcggccaacccgggttcaaatcccagcatcccatatggtcccctgagcatggccaggggtgattcctgagtgcagagccaggagtaacccctgtgcatcgccaggtgtgacccaaaaagaaaaaaaaaaaaaaacccggtaaagggggatggagcaatagcacagtgggtagggtgtttgccttgcatgcagtcgacccaggtttgattcccagcataccacatggtcccctgagcaccgcctggggtaattcctgagtgcagagccaggagtgacccctgagtatctctgggtgtgacccaaaaagaaaaaaaacaaactgtagagcctaggactgactttcctttcatgCAAAGAGCGATTCCTTGCCCCAACCTGAGTCCGTGGCCCGCTGAGAAGtctggtggtggggatcaactcctatGCGGAGAACACTAAGCGGATGTCGGGGGTGGCTTAACGGTCACCTGATAGGGATGGCAGGGCTCTGGCCCGTGCtgagcaggggctcatcacaggCTTTATCAGCCCTCGTTTTCCCAGAAGGCCtcggggtggcagaggcagactgggagaaagtgaccttctctcccctctccgcctcacataagccacctgtggggccACCGACTTCACCTGGTGGGGAGACGGAGGCAGCATGGAAGCTGCTCCTCTGAGTGTGTCCACAGGGATCACGACTATGACCCTGAACCCCATGGGTGTTGCTGGTCTTGGATGTGGACAGCCTGAGCCCTTCCTCATGGTACCTCACTCCATCAGCTCTACCGCAGGCCACGGGGACAGTGCACACAGGGGTGGAGCTGGGGTTCAGAGAGGTGCCCGGCCTAGCTCTTTACTTCCCCCTGTCCCGCCCACACCACATCTCTGTATCTTATGGAAGCCTGTGGCCCAGGCCACGCTCCCACTGATAGGAGCTATGACCCTGTGGTCAAGCTACTTCACTTTTCGATAACTGTTTCCTCTTTCTGAAAAGGGAGCCTGAAATAACTGGGGGTAAGTACTGAGATCTAGCGAGTACTCTGAGCTGGGCATGTGGGGTATGGGTGGGGCTCAGTATACACTGATGTGGGCCCCACTGCCCCACAGAGCTGTTTCTCTGCTCTGGAAGTGATCGTCGAttctgtttgtttggtgtttggggctacagccagcagtgctcaaggtttactcctggctctatgcttgggaatcactcctggcagggctcaaggggccataGCATCAGGCCCAGgtcagtgccttaacccctgtactactggCCTGACCCATCAGTTCCTTACTGAGAGGATAAAGAAACCCACAAATCCTGAGTGCTGGTCCTCAAAGCTTGCCTATACCCAATACTAGTACTTGGCCCACCCTTGCCTTCAGTTTGGAGACCCCCTTCTCAAACCCAGAGACGCCCAGATCTGCCCTCGAGGCCAGTTCCAGCTCACTTTTCAGAGGATCAACGTGTATTTCTCAGCAGCAGCCAATTTATTCTTAAGCCCTTCTTTGGCAGTTTGGGAGTTATCTGTCTGGCGTGTGGAAGCAAAACATGGACCCCTTTGACGGCACAAGCGCCGTACTGCAGAGCAGTCGATTCTCCGAGACTCACCGAAGTGCCCTACAGGCCTGGGCCGGGGAGAGGGAGTGTTTCTCTCCCTGAACATCTACTCTCCCTGGGGAAGAAACTACCCGACATGAAGTCATGTCCCCATTTTGTTCAGAATACAGCTCCACGGGGAGAGAAGGCTAAAGATCTCACCTCACACCGGGACACGCCTTTGTTCCAACTCAAAGGGCCCTTTGTGTGACGGCCATAGAAAGAACCCCAACTCCAAACTCCCCAGTTACCAAAAGTATAATTCCCTTTTCCACAGAGACACGCTTGTAACTAAGCCTCTCTATGAGTCTTTGCCCCCGAATCATCCTGAATGAGATTAACTATCAAAAGAATACCTGCCCGGTGAAACAATAATATCAGACAAGGCAGCTGTAGCACATGAAAGGAGGGATGTGAGGGGGCACGGATGAAGGAAACAGTTTCtagaaaacagaatttatttataataaagatgTAAACATCTGAGGGTCATGACAGATAATGTGCAAAAGGTAACTTGAAAGAATGCATGTACAGTGggatctcttttttatttttaaaagtatacctattttgggggctggagcgatagcacagcgggcagggcatttgccttgcacgtggccgacctgggtttgattcccagcatcccatatggtctccctgaaaaccgccaggagtaattcctgagtgcagagccaggagtaacctctgagcatcgccag
This region includes:
- the RFLNB gene encoding refilin-B; the encoded protein is MVGRLSLQDVPELVDTKKKGDGVLDSPDSGLPPSPSPSHWGLAAAGGGGGGGGERAPAPGTLEPDVAATPAAPNPVLLAAPAPGCSPRLCPLSFGEGVEFDPLPPTEIRYTSSVKYDSERRFIDDVHLPVGLAVASCSQTVTCIPNCTWRNYRAEVRFEPRHKPTRFLSTTIVYPKYPKTVYTTTLDYNCRKTLRRFLSSVELEATEFLGSEDLADEC